CTCCTACTCTTAGATCTGATATAGAACATCTAAGTTTTTTAGAAACAGCTCAGTATTTTAAGGATAAATTTAATTTGAGAGATTCTTTACAAGATATAATGGATGAATGGAATCAATTAGCATATTACGAATATGCTAATAATGTACAACTAAAACCTTTTGCAAAAGAATTTTTACTTAAGTTAAAATCACTTGATATAAAATTAGGGCTAGCAACAAGTAACTGTACATTTCTTTTAGAAACAGTATTAAAAAAATATGGAATATATGATATTTTTAACGCCATAACCACTACTGATGAGGTAGTACGAGGAAAGAATTTTCCGGATATATACTTACTGGCTGCTGAGAAACTCAATATTCATCCTAAAAACTGTATTGTTTTTGAAGATATATTACCTGCTGTAATTGGTGCTAAATCAGCTGGAATGAGGGTGATAGGAGTTCATGATTCCTATGCTGAACCTCAACAAAAGGAAATTATAGAAAAAGCTGATAAATACATTATTGGATACAAAGAATTAACTGAAGCGGTTTAAATTGAAATTTTAGGCATTATCAATTATCTATGATAATGTCTATTTTAATTTTAATAAAAATAAGAGTAATATAAATAGCTTTAAACAATATAATAATAACATAATACTGTATATCAGCTAGAATTTTATTAGAAATTTTAGTTTCTAAACTAATTTATTAAAATACAATCAATATTCTAGGGAGAGAGTGTTTTGTTAGTTATAATCATATTATTTTTAATACTATTAGGTACTTCTGTATATTTTATTTCTCATTTTGCTGCAATAGCTTCAATG
This genomic window from Clostridium pasteurianum DSM 525 = ATCC 6013 contains:
- a CDS encoding HAD family hydrolase encodes the protein MLKDIKAAIFDMDGTLIDSMWVWNLIDVTYLKKRNLIMPPTLRSDIEHLSFLETAQYFKDKFNLRDSLQDIMDEWNQLAYYEYANNVQLKPFAKEFLLKLKSLDIKLGLATSNCTFLLETVLKKYGIYDIFNAITTTDEVVRGKNFPDIYLLAAEKLNIHPKNCIVFEDILPAVIGAKSAGMRVIGVHDSYAEPQQKEIIEKADKYIIGYKELTEAV